Proteins from one Terriglobus tenax genomic window:
- a CDS encoding cytochrome c oxidase subunit I, which yields MGSTILTLPPVETASLPKEHYLNSSHGLKSWLLTQDHKRIAWLYLIALSFFFLIGSFFAGMIRLELLTPLPDLVASDTYNKLFTMHGIIMVFLFLVPSVPATLGNFLIPIMIGARDLAFPRINLLSWYLYMFGGLCTLTAMAMGGVDTGWTFVAPLSTHYLNSNVVMTGVAIFIAGFSSIFTGLNFIVTIHRMRAPGMTWFRLPLFVWANYAASIIMVLATPVLAIAVVLVAIERLLNFGIFDPTKGGDPLLFEHLFWFYSHPAVYIMILPGMGVISEVISTFARKRIFGYTAVAFSSVSIAVFGFFVWEHHMFIMGVSNYSALIFSLLTMLVAVPSAIKVFNWASTLYKGSITFETPMLYALGFIGLFTIGGLTGVFLGSMGMDVQLTETYFLVAHFHFVMVGGMLMAFLAGLHFWWPKMTGRMYPESISKLAAVTTFIGFILTFMPQFVLGYMGMPRRYHSYPPEFQVLNVLSTAGATVLGVGYLMPVLYFAWSLKYGRIAGSNPWHATGLEWQMQSPPLTENFTTVPVVEQEAYDYEWLAKKEAEERQEITV from the coding sequence ATGGGAAGCACGATCCTGACCTTGCCGCCGGTAGAGACAGCGTCTCTGCCGAAAGAGCACTACCTGAACAGCAGCCACGGACTTAAGAGCTGGCTGCTGACGCAGGACCACAAGCGCATTGCATGGCTGTATCTGATCGCGCTGAGCTTCTTTTTTCTGATAGGCAGCTTCTTCGCCGGCATGATCCGTCTGGAGCTGCTGACGCCCCTGCCGGACCTGGTTGCGTCTGACACCTACAACAAGCTGTTCACCATGCACGGCATCATCATGGTCTTTCTCTTTCTGGTGCCAAGTGTTCCGGCGACACTCGGTAACTTCCTTATCCCCATCATGATCGGCGCGCGCGATCTCGCCTTTCCGCGCATCAACCTGTTGAGCTGGTACCTGTACATGTTCGGCGGGCTTTGTACGCTAACCGCCATGGCGATGGGAGGTGTCGATACTGGCTGGACCTTCGTCGCGCCTCTGTCGACGCACTACCTGAACTCGAATGTCGTCATGACCGGCGTGGCCATCTTTATCGCGGGCTTCAGCTCCATCTTTACCGGGCTAAACTTCATCGTCACCATCCATCGCATGCGTGCTCCGGGAATGACGTGGTTCCGCCTGCCGCTGTTTGTCTGGGCCAACTACGCTGCAAGCATCATCATGGTGCTGGCGACTCCGGTGCTTGCCATTGCCGTGGTGCTGGTGGCCATTGAACGCCTGCTGAACTTCGGCATCTTCGATCCCACCAAGGGCGGCGACCCGCTGCTGTTCGAGCACCTGTTCTGGTTCTACTCACATCCGGCGGTCTACATCATGATCCTGCCGGGCATGGGCGTTATCAGCGAGGTAATCTCCACCTTCGCACGCAAGCGTATCTTCGGCTACACGGCGGTTGCCTTCAGTTCGGTCAGCATCGCGGTCTTCGGCTTCTTTGTGTGGGAGCACCACATGTTCATCATGGGCGTCTCCAACTACTCAGCGCTCATCTTCAGCCTGCTGACGATGCTGGTCGCCGTGCCCTCCGCCATCAAAGTCTTCAACTGGGCCAGCACGCTGTACAAGGGGTCGATCACCTTTGAGACGCCGATGCTCTACGCGCTGGGCTTCATCGGCCTGTTCACCATCGGCGGATTGACAGGGGTCTTTCTCGGGTCGATGGGCATGGACGTTCAGTTGACGGAGACGTACTTCCTGGTCGCGCACTTCCATTTTGTGATGGTGGGAGGCATGCTCATGGCCTTCCTCGCGGGACTGCACTTCTGGTGGCCAAAGATGACCGGCCGCATGTATCCGGAGTCGATCTCGAAGCTGGCCGCGGTGACGACCTTTATCGGCTTCATCCTCACTTTTATGCCGCAGTTCGTTCTGGGCTACATGGGCATGCCGCGGCGGTATCACTCCTACCCACCGGAATTCCAGGTGTTGAACGTGCTCTCGACCGCTGGAGCAACGGTTCTCGGCGTTGGCTACCTGATGCCGGTGCTCTACTTTGCCTGGTCGCTGAAGTACGGCCGAATTGCAGGCAGCAATCCCTGGCATGCCACCGGGCTGGAGTGGCAGATGCAGTCGCCGCCGCTGACGGAGAACTTCACCACGGTTCCGGTCGTGGAGCAGGAGGCCTACGACTACGAGTGGCTGGCAAAGAAGGAAGCCGAAGAGCGCCAGGAAATCACGGTATAG
- a CDS encoding ABC transporter ATP-binding protein yields MLTETQVEPTLTPNADGPHAGEVIVTDDLWKTYVMGEQEVHALRGVNLRIKHNEYVAIMGPSGSGKSTFMNLIGCLDSPSKGRYWLNGHDVSQLDDDELARIRNKEIGFVFQTFNLLARATALHNVELPLIYNGTPAAQRIERAKEVLTSVGLGTRMDHKPNEMSGGQRQRVAIARALVNSPSIILADEPTGNLDSKTGDEIMALFDELHARGNTIVLVTHEPDIAEYAHRVVTIKDGVIASDNPSSRAR; encoded by the coding sequence ATGCTCACGGAGACTCAAGTGGAACCGACCCTGACCCCGAACGCCGATGGCCCCCACGCCGGCGAAGTCATCGTTACCGACGACCTGTGGAAGACCTACGTCATGGGCGAGCAGGAGGTCCACGCCCTGCGTGGCGTCAATCTCCGCATCAAGCACAATGAGTACGTCGCCATCATGGGCCCGTCGGGCTCCGGCAAGTCGACCTTTATGAACCTGATCGGCTGCCTGGACTCGCCCTCCAAGGGCCGCTACTGGCTGAATGGTCACGATGTTTCGCAGCTGGATGACGACGAACTGGCACGTATCCGCAACAAGGAGATCGGCTTCGTCTTCCAGACCTTCAACCTTCTGGCCCGCGCCACGGCGCTGCACAACGTCGAGCTGCCGCTGATCTACAACGGCACCCCCGCCGCGCAGCGCATTGAACGGGCCAAGGAGGTGCTGACCTCGGTCGGCCTGGGCACCCGCATGGATCACAAGCCGAACGAGATGTCGGGCGGTCAGCGCCAGCGCGTGGCCATTGCCCGCGCCCTGGTCAACTCGCCGTCCATCATCCTCGCCGACGAACCCACCGGAAACCTGGACTCGAAGACCGGCGACGAGATCATGGCGCTGTTCGACGAACTGCACGCCCGCGGCAACACCATCGTCCTGGTTACGCACGAGCCGGACATCGCCGAGTACGCGCACCGCGTCGTCACCATCAAGGATGGCGTGATCGCAAGCGACAACCCAAGCAGCCGCGCACGCTAA
- a CDS encoding efflux RND transporter periplasmic adaptor subunit gives MSAKKIVITLSVVLVVAIIVIASIMKSRSGVTPVATAKVKREELVSIVSGTGQIKPKTYVNVGATAFGRITHLYVKEGDHVKKGQTLAAIESVQPESAVAAQTANISAAKTDYASSQAAIRTAEANLEQAKADLTQKRFDYERYVQLYREKLVSKQDYDAKKGAFDVAVATLAQREASVNQSKAQADSSASKIQQAVANQKANFDTLDKTVARAPFDALVTNVPVREGETMVTGIQNALGSTLMSLADMSVITAEVKVDETDIVNLKLDQPVNVTVDALPGKSFRGHVTEVGDQALLRTTGIATSQSTTGTEEAKDFKVVVTLDEVSPELKPGLSCTAKITTAKIADALSLPIQALVQRDPVIENIYATTKKTTEAATKAAEIKANPVQGVYVVENKDGKPTVRFVPVATGVTGTTEIQVLSGLTQGQEIVIGRFKVLRTLKSGMKVKRDNTPETATETSS, from the coding sequence ATGAGCGCTAAAAAAATCGTTATTACCCTTTCTGTTGTCCTTGTAGTTGCCATTATCGTTATCGCGTCGATCATGAAAAGCCGTTCCGGCGTCACTCCCGTGGCCACGGCCAAGGTGAAGCGGGAAGAGCTGGTCTCCATCGTCAGCGGTACCGGCCAGATCAAGCCCAAAACCTATGTCAACGTAGGCGCCACCGCCTTTGGCCGCATCACGCACCTCTATGTCAAAGAAGGTGACCACGTGAAGAAGGGGCAGACCCTGGCGGCGATCGAAAGCGTGCAGCCGGAGTCCGCCGTCGCCGCACAGACGGCCAATATCTCTGCCGCAAAGACCGATTATGCCTCCTCGCAGGCTGCCATCAGGACCGCGGAGGCCAACCTGGAGCAGGCGAAGGCTGACCTGACCCAGAAGCGGTTTGATTATGAGCGCTACGTCCAGCTCTACCGCGAGAAGCTGGTCTCCAAGCAGGATTACGACGCCAAAAAGGGCGCCTTTGATGTGGCCGTCGCCACGCTGGCCCAGCGGGAAGCCTCGGTGAACCAGTCCAAGGCGCAGGCAGATTCCTCCGCCAGCAAGATCCAGCAGGCAGTCGCCAACCAGAAGGCCAATTTCGACACTCTGGACAAAACGGTCGCCCGCGCTCCCTTTGACGCCCTGGTAACCAATGTCCCGGTTCGCGAGGGGGAGACCATGGTTACCGGCATCCAGAACGCGCTGGGCTCCACGCTGATGTCGTTGGCCGATATGTCCGTCATTACGGCGGAGGTGAAGGTCGACGAGACCGACATCGTCAACCTGAAGCTGGATCAGCCGGTGAACGTGACCGTCGACGCCCTGCCCGGCAAGAGCTTCCGGGGCCATGTGACCGAGGTTGGCGACCAGGCGCTGCTGCGCACCACCGGCATCGCGACCTCCCAGTCCACCACCGGAACCGAAGAGGCCAAGGACTTCAAGGTCGTCGTTACGCTGGATGAGGTCTCACCGGAGTTGAAGCCGGGCCTTTCCTGCACGGCCAAGATCACCACTGCCAAGATAGCTGACGCGCTCAGCCTGCCCATCCAGGCCCTGGTGCAGCGCGATCCGGTGATTGAGAACATTTACGCCACCACCAAGAAGACCACAGAGGCAGCCACCAAGGCCGCCGAAATCAAGGCCAACCCGGTGCAGGGCGTCTATGTCGTGGAGAACAAGGACGGCAAGCCCACGGTGCGTTTTGTCCCCGTAGCCACAGGTGTCACCGGAACAACCGAAATCCAGGTTCTTTCGGGGCTTACCCAGGGTCAGGAGATCGTGATTGGCCGCTTCAAGGTGCTGCGGACTTTGAAGTCGGGCATGAAGGTGAAACGCGACAATACCCCGGAGACCGCAACGGAAACCAGCTCGTAG
- a CDS encoding GWxTD domain-containing protein yields MKTCGFLLLGASLVFSATVGGAVTYGQDAQSGEGAPAAKPQVVEHPDPLKRRLSDRERIQQQKDLRKEIKGEYKKWLDQDVIWIITDEELQAFKQLSNDEERDAFIEAFWQRRNPNPDSPDNEYREEHYQRIAYANEHFAAGKPGWKTDRGHIYIAFGKPDSTDSHPSGGNYERPIDEGGGSTSTYPFETWHYRYLEGIGDNIDIEFVDTCMCGDYHMTIDRSEKDALKMVPGAGLTMYEQWGQGSKTDRFTQGGLEQLGLGPRSSMNQSKQFDRLNTYAKLMAAPQIKFKDLEQFLTKSTILSGPPFLFDVRTDYVKVTNETVLVPLTLQVKNRDVTFSNKDGVATGTVNILGRVTNLNHKVVQTFEDTVSIQVPSELLPRTQDNVSVYWKSLPLKPGLYKVDIAIKDVNNPDHIGTWKRSVNVPKFDDDRLAVSSLILADKMERVSTHEISAGNFVIGNTRLRPRVSAGTGVPVTFKRDQSLNFWMQVYNLGIDEKSKQNGAKIEYQITDLATNKQLLDATEETVKMNPHADQVTLEKSVPLSSLQPGKYQVTIKVDDGVSKQQIAESAPFVVE; encoded by the coding sequence ATGAAGACCTGTGGTTTCCTTCTGCTCGGCGCAAGTCTGGTATTTTCTGCGACAGTCGGAGGTGCGGTCACCTACGGTCAGGACGCGCAGTCCGGCGAGGGCGCGCCTGCCGCCAAACCGCAGGTTGTTGAGCATCCCGACCCTTTGAAGCGCCGTCTTTCCGACCGCGAACGGATCCAGCAGCAAAAGGATCTTCGCAAGGAAATCAAGGGCGAGTACAAGAAATGGCTCGACCAGGACGTCATCTGGATCATCACGGACGAAGAACTCCAGGCATTCAAGCAGCTCTCGAACGACGAAGAGCGCGATGCGTTCATTGAAGCCTTCTGGCAGCGCCGCAATCCGAACCCGGATTCGCCTGACAACGAGTACCGCGAAGAGCATTATCAGCGCATTGCCTATGCGAATGAGCACTTTGCAGCCGGTAAACCAGGCTGGAAGACCGACCGCGGACATATCTATATTGCTTTCGGCAAGCCGGATAGCACCGATTCGCACCCCTCGGGCGGCAACTATGAGCGTCCCATCGACGAGGGCGGCGGCTCTACGTCGACCTACCCGTTCGAGACGTGGCATTACCGCTACCTTGAAGGTATCGGCGACAACATCGACATCGAATTTGTAGACACCTGCATGTGCGGTGACTACCACATGACCATTGACCGTTCCGAAAAGGACGCGCTCAAGATGGTTCCCGGCGCCGGTCTGACCATGTACGAGCAGTGGGGACAGGGAAGCAAGACCGATCGCTTTACCCAGGGCGGTCTGGAGCAGCTTGGTCTTGGACCCCGCAGCTCCATGAACCAGTCCAAGCAGTTTGACCGCCTGAATACCTACGCCAAGCTGATGGCGGCTCCGCAGATCAAGTTCAAGGATCTGGAGCAGTTCCTGACCAAGTCAACGATTCTGAGCGGACCTCCGTTCCTGTTCGACGTGCGCACGGACTATGTCAAGGTCACCAACGAGACGGTTCTGGTGCCGCTGACCCTTCAGGTGAAGAACCGCGACGTCACCTTCTCCAATAAGGACGGCGTTGCGACCGGCACGGTGAACATCCTGGGCCGTGTCACCAACCTGAACCACAAGGTGGTGCAGACCTTTGAAGACACGGTCAGCATTCAGGTGCCCAGCGAGCTGCTGCCGCGCACGCAGGACAATGTTTCGGTGTACTGGAAGTCTCTTCCGCTGAAGCCGGGCCTGTACAAGGTGGACATAGCCATCAAGGACGTCAACAATCCGGACCACATCGGAACCTGGAAGCGCAGCGTCAATGTTCCGAAGTTTGACGATGACCGCCTGGCGGTCTCCAGCCTGATCCTGGCTGACAAGATGGAGCGTGTCAGCACGCACGAGATCAGCGCGGGCAACTTCGTCATTGGTAACACCCGCCTTCGTCCGCGCGTTTCCGCGGGTACGGGAGTTCCGGTGACCTTCAAGCGCGATCAGAGCCTGAACTTCTGGATGCAGGTCTACAACTTGGGCATCGATGAAAAGAGCAAGCAGAACGGCGCCAAGATCGAGTACCAGATCACCGATCTGGCGACCAACAAGCAGCTTCTGGACGCGACGGAAGAGACGGTCAAGATGAATCCGCACGCGGATCAGGTCACGCTGGAGAAGAGCGTTCCCCTGTCCAGCCTGCAGCCGGGTAAGTACCAGGTAACGATCAAGGTGGATGACGGTGTATCAAAACAGCAGATTGCTGAGTCAGCACCGTTTGTAGTGGAGTAA
- a CDS encoding carboxypeptidase-like regulatory domain-containing protein produces the protein MKRVRLQSVTLLLVLLPVAANAAAQTRAAGVTGVVRDAKGIPQMGALVQALLPDATPVGQAITDLKGHYLIRNLKPGKYQVRASAALYMPSMRGDLRLRAGAQAIVDLTLTTLFEESNWLPAERRQPDEPADEWKWSLRTAANRPILRLADEKDVVLISASAENNKRATHTRVEILGGNGFANGGLQNAVTYGEASRDGHGVLMRASGGVVSGPSSLGSATKGSVVYQQPAGMFGYSRTRISFQDHPEIVGQGGGNGYQAYTLDSAEVMNFGDTLALEVGSSLRAVRMGAASMEARPFVKLAMQPNEMLVFSYRMARSRELQGADDIDSADAPLPLAVLQNGRMLQERGLHQQLGVTVKNSKGSIRTAYYRDSIERPMIAGFGSVESSGLARGNMLVDANTSTARVMGDAYSSVGWSIAATEQLGQNLWTTLEVNTGDALSVVDSPVIGPKLHAGRAKSAAVGFKAQMPASGTQLRASYRWQSEQTVTPVNMFSGMSRQPYLSFSVRQPLRIRRFRLENMEAFLDVTNLLAQGYQPFLSSDGKTLYLAQSPRMLQAGVAFTF, from the coding sequence GTGAAGCGAGTCCGCCTCCAATCCGTAACGTTGCTGCTGGTTTTGCTGCCAGTAGCCGCAAACGCAGCAGCACAGACCCGTGCCGCAGGCGTGACCGGCGTTGTGCGCGATGCGAAGGGCATTCCGCAGATGGGTGCGCTGGTGCAGGCATTGCTGCCGGACGCTACTCCCGTGGGCCAGGCCATTACGGACCTGAAGGGCCACTACCTTATTCGCAATCTGAAGCCGGGCAAGTACCAGGTGCGCGCCAGTGCGGCTCTGTATATGCCGTCGATGCGCGGCGATCTTCGCCTGCGCGCCGGCGCCCAGGCCATTGTTGACCTTACGCTGACCACCCTGTTTGAGGAGAGCAACTGGCTTCCGGCCGAGCGCCGCCAGCCGGACGAACCCGCTGACGAGTGGAAGTGGTCGCTGCGCACGGCGGCCAATCGCCCCATCCTTCGCCTGGCGGATGAGAAGGACGTGGTGCTGATTTCAGCCAGCGCGGAAAACAACAAGCGTGCGACCCATACCCGCGTGGAGATTCTGGGTGGCAACGGCTTTGCCAATGGCGGTCTGCAGAACGCCGTGACCTACGGCGAGGCCTCCCGCGATGGACATGGGGTGCTGATGCGCGCCAGCGGTGGCGTTGTGAGTGGCCCCTCTTCCCTTGGTTCCGCGACGAAGGGCTCGGTTGTTTACCAGCAGCCGGCTGGGATGTTCGGGTATTCCCGCACGCGCATTTCCTTCCAGGACCATCCGGAGATTGTTGGCCAGGGCGGTGGAAACGGCTACCAGGCCTACACGCTGGATTCAGCCGAGGTGATGAACTTTGGCGACACCCTTGCATTGGAGGTAGGCAGCTCGCTGCGCGCCGTCCGCATGGGAGCCGCTTCCATGGAAGCGCGTCCGTTTGTGAAGCTTGCGATGCAGCCGAACGAGATGCTGGTCTTCAGCTATCGCATGGCACGTTCGCGCGAACTGCAGGGCGCCGATGATATTGATTCGGCCGATGCGCCGCTGCCTTTGGCGGTGCTGCAGAACGGCCGTATGCTGCAGGAGCGTGGACTGCACCAGCAGCTAGGCGTTACGGTCAAGAACAGCAAGGGAAGCATTCGCACGGCGTATTATCGCGACTCGATTGAGCGGCCCATGATTGCCGGTTTTGGCTCGGTTGAAAGTTCTGGCCTGGCACGCGGCAACATGCTGGTCGATGCCAATACCAGTACAGCCCGCGTGATGGGTGATGCATATAGCTCCGTTGGCTGGAGCATTGCCGCGACTGAGCAGCTTGGCCAGAATCTCTGGACGACGCTGGAAGTGAACACGGGCGATGCGCTCTCCGTCGTGGACTCGCCCGTGATTGGCCCGAAGCTTCATGCTGGCCGTGCCAAGTCCGCGGCAGTAGGCTTCAAGGCGCAGATGCCGGCCTCCGGCACGCAGCTTCGGGCCAGCTACCGCTGGCAGAGTGAGCAGACCGTAACCCCGGTGAATATGTTCTCGGGTATGAGCCGGCAGCCATACCTGAGCTTCTCCGTACGGCAGCCGCTGCGCATTCGCCGCTTCCGCCTGGAGAACATGGAAGCCTTCCTTGATGTCACGAACCTGCTGGCGCAGGGCTACCAGCCGTTCCTCTCCTCGGATGGCAAAACCCTGTACCTGGCGCAGTCGCCGCGCATGCTGCAGGCGGGTGTCGCCTTTACGTTCTAA
- the gnd gene encoding decarboxylating NADP(+)-dependent phosphogluconate dehydrogenase: protein MSEATCDIGLIGLAVMGQNLVLNMNDHGFKVAVYNRTTSKVDEFLANEAKGTPIEGAHSIEELVSKLKRPRRIMIMVKAGSVVDQTIDSIVPFLEKGDIIIDGGNSLFTDSNRRTKDLAEKGILYIGSGVSGGEEGARFGPSIMPGGNPEAWPHVKAIFQGIAAKVEDGTPCCDWVGEGGAGHYVKMVHNGIEYGDMQLICEAYQLLKDGLGLSADELHEVFAEWNKGELDSFLIEISAEIFAKKDEDGSPLLDKILDTAGQKGTGKWTAIDALDNGMPVTLIGESVFARCLSALKEERVEASKVLQGPAKVAISADHKKAFIEEVRRALFCSKLISYAQGYMLLREAAKVQGWNLNMGGIALMWRGGCIIRSVFLGNIKAAYDKNPKLENLLLDSFFSGILNEYHASWRKALIHAIESGVPTPAFSTALAFYDGYRTDRLPANLLQAQRDFFGAHTYERVDKPRGEFFHTNWTGRGGRVSSSTYNA, encoded by the coding sequence ATGTCTGAAGCAACCTGCGATATCGGCCTGATTGGTCTTGCCGTCATGGGCCAGAACCTCGTTCTCAACATGAACGACCACGGCTTCAAGGTCGCTGTCTACAACCGCACCACCTCCAAGGTGGACGAGTTTCTGGCGAACGAAGCAAAGGGCACTCCCATTGAGGGCGCGCACTCCATCGAAGAACTGGTCTCCAAGCTGAAGCGCCCGCGCCGCATCATGATCATGGTGAAGGCCGGCTCGGTGGTGGACCAGACGATCGACTCCATCGTTCCCTTCCTCGAAAAGGGCGACATCATTATCGACGGCGGCAACTCGCTGTTCACTGACTCCAATCGCCGCACCAAGGACCTCGCCGAGAAGGGCATTCTCTACATCGGCTCCGGCGTCTCTGGCGGTGAAGAAGGTGCGCGTTTCGGCCCGTCCATCATGCCGGGTGGCAATCCCGAGGCATGGCCGCACGTCAAGGCCATCTTCCAGGGCATTGCAGCCAAGGTAGAAGACGGAACCCCCTGCTGCGACTGGGTAGGCGAAGGCGGAGCTGGCCACTACGTCAAGATGGTGCACAACGGCATTGAGTACGGTGACATGCAGCTGATCTGCGAAGCCTACCAGTTGCTGAAGGACGGCCTGGGCCTGTCCGCCGACGAGCTGCACGAGGTCTTTGCCGAGTGGAACAAGGGCGAGCTGGACAGCTTCCTGATCGAGATCTCGGCCGAGATCTTCGCCAAGAAAGACGAAGACGGTTCCCCGCTGCTCGATAAGATTCTGGACACCGCCGGACAGAAGGGCACCGGCAAGTGGACCGCCATTGATGCGCTGGACAACGGCATGCCGGTCACGCTGATCGGAGAGAGCGTCTTCGCTCGCTGCCTGTCCGCGCTGAAGGAAGAGCGCGTTGAGGCGTCGAAGGTATTGCAGGGACCCGCCAAGGTGGCCATCTCCGCTGATCACAAGAAGGCCTTCATCGAAGAGGTACGCCGTGCTCTCTTCTGCTCCAAGCTGATCAGCTATGCGCAGGGCTACATGCTTCTCCGCGAAGCCGCGAAGGTACAGGGCTGGAACCTGAACATGGGTGGCATCGCGCTGATGTGGCGCGGCGGCTGCATCATCCGTTCGGTCTTCCTGGGCAACATCAAGGCCGCCTATGACAAGAATCCGAAGCTGGAAAACCTGCTGCTGGACAGCTTCTTCTCGGGCATTCTGAACGAGTACCACGCCAGCTGGCGCAAGGCGCTCATCCATGCCATCGAGAGTGGCGTTCCGACCCCGGCGTTCTCCACCGCGCTGGCCTTCTACGACGGCTATCGCACGGATCGTCTGCCGGCCAACCTGCTGCAGGCGCAGCGTGATTTCTTCGGGGCGCACACCTACGAGCGCGTCGACAAGCCCCGCGGCGAGTTCTTCCACACCAATTGGACCGGACGCGGCGGACGCGTTTCATCCAGCACCTATAACGCCTGA